One Mucilaginibacter ginkgonis genomic region harbors:
- the ccoS gene encoding cbb3-type cytochrome oxidase assembly protein CcoS has product MTILYFLIGCSVLLALIFLAAFFWAQRSGQNDDLYTPGMRILLDEEQQKKEKSDQGHI; this is encoded by the coding sequence CGATCCTATATTTTTTGATCGGCTGCAGCGTATTGCTTGCATTGATCTTTTTAGCCGCTTTTTTCTGGGCCCAGCGTAGCGGACAGAATGATGACCTCTATACACCCGGCATGCGTATTCTGCTGGATGAGGAGCAGCAAAAGAAGGAAAAAAGTGATCAGGGTCATATATAG